One Verrucomicrobiota bacterium JB022 genomic region harbors:
- a CDS encoding LacI family DNA-binding transcriptional regulator: protein MMTNRPSLRTIAEITGVSKMTVSLALRDHPRIPLATRERIKRVAAEQGYQANPEISRLLAAVRKTNIDERGLPLACITTGAAPGLWRESPTESAYWEGACKRAKTYGYYVEEYWLEQPRMKPQRLSDILWNRGIKGVIIPPVLRVLTGTNRDVRMELDWARFCAVTIGDPLTSPELNRVVHDHYASMLTAMNRLMELGYRRIGLCLHEHMDLTVNQRWQAGYRVFRTNHPIERFEPLIRSKLSAEAVRDWIAHNRIDAILSAGHNMPEFFRQTGIEIGRDVAYADLDLYPDAPQHRNVSGIVQNSEMLGMAAVDMTVSALQRNQTGVPKVPFVTQVRGTWIDGKTTPPVKPG from the coding sequence ATGATGACAAACCGCCCCAGCCTACGAACCATTGCCGAAATCACCGGCGTCTCCAAAATGACCGTATCCCTCGCACTCCGTGACCACCCCCGCATCCCGCTCGCCACCCGCGAGCGGATCAAGCGCGTGGCCGCAGAGCAAGGCTACCAGGCCAACCCGGAAATCTCCCGGCTGCTGGCCGCCGTACGCAAGACCAACATCGACGAGCGCGGCCTGCCGCTGGCCTGCATCACCACCGGCGCAGCCCCGGGCCTCTGGCGCGAATCGCCAACCGAGTCCGCCTATTGGGAGGGCGCCTGCAAGCGGGCCAAGACCTACGGCTATTACGTCGAGGAATATTGGCTCGAGCAGCCCAGAATGAAGCCGCAGCGCTTGAGCGACATCCTCTGGAACCGCGGCATCAAGGGCGTCATCATCCCGCCCGTGCTGCGCGTGCTCACCGGCACGAACCGCGATGTGCGGATGGAGCTCGACTGGGCCCGCTTCTGCGCCGTCACCATTGGCGACCCGCTCACGTCGCCGGAGCTCAACCGCGTGGTGCACGACCACTACGCCTCGATGCTGACCGCCATGAACCGGCTGATGGAGCTGGGCTACCGGCGGATCGGCCTATGCCTGCACGAGCACATGGACTTGACCGTAAACCAGCGTTGGCAAGCCGGCTACCGCGTCTTTCGCACCAACCACCCAATCGAACGTTTCGAGCCCCTGATCCGGTCCAAGCTTTCGGCCGAAGCGGTGCGCGACTGGATCGCACACAACCGGATCGATGCCATCTTGAGCGCCGGCCACAACATGCCCGAGTTCTTCCGGCAAACCGGGATCGAGATCGGACGCGATGTGGCGTATGCCGACCTCGACCTTTACCCTGACGCTCCTCAGCACCGCAACGTGAGCGGCATCGTCCAGAACTCGGAGATGCTCGGGATGGCCGCCGTCGACATGACCGTGTCGGCCCTGCAGCGCAACCAGACCGGCGTCCCCAAAGTCCCCTTTGTCACCCAGGTCCGAGGCACCTGGATCGATGGAAAAACCACGCCTCCCGTCAAGCCCGGCTGA
- a CDS encoding right-handed parallel beta-helix repeat-containing protein → MHPFSNPPPRRHHPRLFAPLLATFAFVSLVAAGEDVTKLGLSGDGTSDNTEALQALLRDGPSSLYFPDGSYLLGTVEVPADRKLEFSPEAEIVVNPEKITEKNLFVVTGDNVQFEGLHYDFAWNGAGMEETPVHNLVYAEDVESLTVSQFEVVNSDERGLVPLEKRARRGRLLNMDGTDPKANYSHIKYYNAQRIILAKSSRDIILEDSGASRLHAMIEAIHCANVTVRGNHMVSGNAMTMFQEGGETLRHHDNWSRDVKYQVVWFGGSPDPNRKPKEVPQGTSRVVYRDIKHDDPAYNRHTSGAFDVIVQNNYAEYGNTLAWGNKARQVVIDNNIARFISDYAYGTEGGENIVFSNNISINSTAGGIVSMYWGEKLLITGNLILVRHEDWSPEWSWWDQAGKYLGPFVRLHHGPYSEQDPYGAGTVHISSNLFVNELSGRSTPLTIQASRDITISDNKFINGRVDKFGAGSVSVLNNEFVSRLGFDDLAISVRGEVEKAIIRGNTIHKQAALAAASTAEQEAEQTSVPYLLFTEEDAPVREGAEDQITKAKEAKRGLPAISLQPQGEFFGLVEDNAVIGWDASISVEMPSKPGANIIVTDNTVDGEVSGPKQKNFKALNNLDISGN, encoded by the coding sequence ATGCATCCCTTCAGTAACCCTCCACCCCGGCGGCACCACCCCCGCCTTTTTGCCCCCTTGCTGGCCACCTTTGCCTTTGTGTCGCTCGTTGCAGCGGGCGAAGACGTGACCAAGCTGGGCCTCAGCGGCGATGGCACCAGCGACAATACCGAAGCGCTGCAGGCGCTGCTGCGCGACGGCCCCTCGTCGCTCTACTTCCCCGATGGCAGCTACCTGCTCGGCACCGTCGAAGTCCCGGCCGACCGTAAACTCGAATTCTCCCCCGAAGCCGAGATCGTCGTAAACCCGGAGAAGATCACGGAGAAGAACCTCTTCGTCGTCACGGGCGACAACGTCCAGTTCGAAGGCCTGCACTACGACTTTGCCTGGAACGGCGCCGGTATGGAAGAGACGCCCGTGCACAATCTCGTGTATGCCGAAGACGTCGAGTCCCTCACCGTCAGCCAGTTCGAAGTGGTCAACAGCGATGAACGCGGCCTCGTGCCGCTGGAAAAGCGTGCCCGCCGCGGTCGCCTGCTGAATATGGACGGGACGGACCCGAAGGCGAATTACAGCCACATCAAATATTACAACGCGCAGCGCATCATCCTGGCGAAAAGCAGCCGCGACATCATTCTGGAGGACTCTGGAGCCTCCCGCCTGCACGCCATGATCGAGGCGATCCACTGCGCGAATGTGACGGTGCGCGGCAATCACATGGTCAGCGGCAATGCGATGACGATGTTCCAGGAAGGCGGCGAAACCCTGCGCCACCACGACAACTGGTCGCGCGACGTCAAGTATCAGGTCGTGTGGTTTGGCGGCTCTCCCGACCCGAACCGCAAGCCCAAGGAAGTCCCGCAAGGCACCTCGCGCGTCGTCTACCGCGACATCAAGCACGACGACCCCGCCTACAATCGCCACACTTCCGGCGCCTTCGACGTGATTGTGCAAAACAACTACGCGGAATACGGCAACACCCTCGCGTGGGGCAACAAGGCCCGCCAGGTGGTGATCGACAACAACATCGCGCGCTTCATCTCCGACTACGCCTACGGCACCGAAGGCGGCGAGAACATCGTCTTCTCCAACAACATTTCGATCAACTCCACCGCCGGCGGCATCGTCTCGATGTATTGGGGCGAGAAGCTGCTCATTACCGGCAACCTCATCCTCGTGCGCCATGAAGACTGGTCGCCCGAATGGAGCTGGTGGGATCAGGCCGGCAAATACCTCGGGCCGTTTGTCCGCCTCCACCACGGGCCCTACAGCGAGCAAGACCCCTACGGCGCAGGCACGGTGCACATCAGCAGCAACCTCTTCGTCAACGAGCTCTCCGGGCGGTCTACGCCGCTGACGATCCAGGCCAGCCGCGACATCACCATCAGCGACAACAAGTTCATCAACGGGCGGGTCGACAAGTTTGGCGCCGGCAGCGTCTCCGTGTTGAACAACGAGTTCGTCTCGCGTCTGGGCTTCGACGACCTGGCCATCAGCGTGCGCGGCGAGGTGGAGAAGGCCATTATTCGCGGTAACACGATCCACAAACAGGCCGCATTGGCAGCCGCCAGCACCGCCGAACAGGAAGCCGAGCAAACCTCCGTGCCCTACCTCCTCTTCACCGAAGAAGATGCCCCCGTGCGCGAAGGGGCCGAAGACCAGATCACGAAAGCCAAAGAGGCCAAGCGCGGTCTGCCGGCCATCTCGCTCCAGCCGCAAGGCGAATTCTTCGGCCTGGTGGAAGACAACGCCGTGATCGGCTGGGACGCTTCGATCTCGGTCGAAATGCCCTCCAAACCCGGCGCCAACATCATCGTGACCGACAACACTGTCGACGGAGAGGTTTCCGGGCCCAAGCAAAAGAACTTCAAGGCGCTCAACAACCTCGACATCAGCGGCAACTAG
- a CDS encoding Ig-like domain-containing protein, with the protein MIIPRIPSSRGRLCLACLSTLATLPAALSALPAFPGAEGFGAQATGGRGGSVYTVTNLNDSGPGSFRDAVSAPDRTVVFAVGGIIEISSRIPVSRNITIAGQTAPGEGITIYGNGVSFSNASNTICRFIRFRQGINGDSGTDAVGIASGSDMIFDHVSASWGRDETFSVTGSAENVTLQDCIVGQGLLTHSAGGLMEPAGPVSVFRSLYADNWMRNPKVKGTHEFTNNVVYNWGSGGAYICGGESGRESFTNIINNLFIAGFDTGGTPAFIRGNLNFHTYAAGNFQDATPDGALDALPAAPSDFTEVVSEATPYEYPGVARLLTAHESLEHIAQHAGASLHRDSVDARMVEETLSFGTLGQQIFDEDDVGGVGTVAGGLAPVDTDGDGMPDWWEMAAGLDLTTPDHNEDPDGDGYTNLEDYLNAIAYAGVPGAWITAIADDTGSFADDGTTSDNTLMLSGTAIPNSQVTLRRLGVGVIGTSVANAAGEWTFDYTGTALEDNYYVFFASATIEGQESTLSSGFVVKVDTTPAEAPVISSLVVSPETVFQGSAEPGATVEVRAVGGSVVATATADGRGLWSAPYTGAALSAGVHEFLASATDLAGNAGADSAAFAVDTSLAAPVFTLIESDTGISDSDQLTSDNTLILRGTAPAGSTVEIRLEGEPGLVGSVPADSSGAWMLDLTSRELAEGTYAYRATATTGGSASPASPPFTVTVDRTGPTIPSLVRYQPASSATSASTLVYRVTWSEAVTGFDVDDLALSLEGSGMTGTIASVTPISDSVYDVTVTGAGGDGRIRLDRAENSTVWDFAGNQASSRSYTGGQSYAMRLVGSGVWTQSLEDGEWGDPANWQGGTVPGGVGTTADFGSLELAEDVTVVLDSPRTVGRLLFNDADVDTVASWTLASENEETDVLTLQSLGTPTIEAGYRGAEGDSAATVAAASLQAPAQIAVPLAGNQGLTKTGGGTAWFYQPINIEGDLTMPTSSGYFRLGEGSSYAPENVTIGTSAQLQVDGGELEVPSTITLDNGGQSGVQVYAGRADINLITTKGNRDGVVKVAGGVANIGEIRLQRTSNSETEANTFSRAGFFVQGGVANVGTLTIPSGNSWSALSVEGGELNITGPAILANQVTSGRGAVARVTGGRFNVGHAEGLILSKRNGSNANNVVKINFSGGVSTFPALVLGYDETVDAGNVEVRLDGGAVYLGSGGLAKNGTSGMTTLVELSSGMLGATADWESAVDLDFPPAGSVRLTAGDEEGAPHMITLHGMLSGEGAIVKDGAGILQLTSVSPYTGTISVDAGVLQVTGALSAGNVVVNSGGKIAGDGNIGGTLTLKAASTLLVPSGEGSPLSVSHLTGDAGPHFIEFASREGMSRGQAYPVVQAATTDLQAGDFSLAPSNQLRGELVSNESGLQLQVTGVGPGAAFQHWAYQQGLSEGEDGTHDNPAGDGIPNLLKFALGLDPHQAGEVDLQLMTVTEGEATFPAVRFVRRSDLGDVVASVRVSTAPGFQEVLDAVEIAATDNGDGTETVLVRSTQPLSVEATQFLDLLVTIPAE; encoded by the coding sequence ATGATTATCCCGAGAATCCCATCCTCTCGCGGCAGGCTTTGCCTTGCCTGCCTCTCAACCCTCGCCACCCTCCCGGCCGCACTTTCTGCGCTCCCGGCCTTCCCCGGGGCCGAAGGTTTCGGAGCCCAAGCCACCGGCGGGCGGGGCGGCTCCGTCTACACCGTCACCAACCTCAACGATTCCGGCCCCGGATCGTTCCGCGATGCCGTGAGCGCGCCCGACCGTACTGTCGTTTTCGCCGTTGGCGGCATCATCGAGATTTCGTCGCGCATCCCCGTCAGCCGCAACATCACGATTGCGGGCCAAACCGCCCCCGGGGAAGGCATCACCATCTACGGCAACGGCGTCTCCTTCTCCAATGCGAGTAATACCATCTGCCGCTTCATCCGCTTCCGGCAGGGCATCAACGGCGATAGCGGGACCGACGCGGTCGGCATTGCCTCCGGTAGCGACATGATCTTCGACCACGTGTCGGCCTCTTGGGGCCGTGATGAGACCTTTTCCGTTACGGGCTCAGCTGAAAACGTGACCCTGCAGGATTGTATCGTGGGCCAAGGCCTGTTGACTCACTCCGCTGGCGGCCTGATGGAGCCCGCCGGGCCGGTCAGTGTTTTCCGTTCGCTGTATGCCGACAACTGGATGCGTAACCCGAAGGTCAAAGGCACCCACGAGTTTACCAATAACGTCGTCTACAACTGGGGCTCGGGTGGCGCCTACATCTGCGGAGGCGAATCGGGCCGCGAAAGCTTCACCAACATCATCAACAATCTCTTTATCGCCGGCTTCGACACGGGCGGCACCCCGGCTTTTATTCGCGGCAACCTCAACTTCCACACCTACGCCGCCGGTAACTTTCAGGATGCCACGCCCGATGGCGCCCTCGACGCACTACCTGCTGCGCCCAGCGACTTCACCGAAGTGGTCTCAGAAGCCACTCCCTACGAATATCCGGGCGTGGCCCGCTTGCTCACGGCCCACGAGTCTCTCGAACACATCGCGCAGCACGCGGGCGCTTCCCTGCATCGCGACAGTGTAGACGCGCGCATGGTGGAAGAGACTTTGTCGTTTGGAACGCTCGGCCAACAGATCTTCGACGAGGACGACGTGGGCGGCGTAGGCACCGTCGCCGGTGGCTTGGCTCCGGTGGATACCGACGGAGATGGGATGCCCGACTGGTGGGAAATGGCCGCCGGTCTCGACCTGACGACGCCGGACCACAACGAAGATCCGGATGGAGACGGCTACACCAACCTCGAAGACTACCTCAATGCCATTGCCTACGCGGGCGTCCCAGGTGCCTGGATCACCGCGATCGCGGACGACACAGGGTCTTTTGCCGACGATGGCACCACGAGCGACAACACCCTGATGTTGAGCGGCACGGCGATACCCAATAGCCAAGTCACCCTCCGGCGACTCGGTGTGGGCGTGATCGGTACCTCGGTGGCCAACGCTGCGGGCGAGTGGACCTTCGACTATACGGGTACTGCGCTGGAGGATAACTATTACGTCTTTTTCGCCTCGGCTACGATTGAGGGCCAGGAGTCGACCCTTTCAAGCGGCTTCGTTGTCAAGGTCGATACGACACCGGCGGAGGCGCCCGTCATCTCCAGCCTCGTCGTCTCTCCAGAGACCGTTTTTCAGGGTTCGGCCGAGCCGGGAGCAACGGTGGAAGTGCGCGCGGTTGGGGGAAGTGTCGTGGCGACCGCGACCGCCGATGGGCGTGGCCTGTGGAGCGCGCCTTATACCGGCGCAGCTCTTTCGGCAGGGGTGCACGAGTTTCTGGCCAGCGCGACCGATTTGGCGGGCAACGCGGGGGCAGATTCGGCGGCCTTTGCCGTCGATACCAGCCTCGCAGCTCCTGTCTTTACATTGATCGAAAGTGATACCGGCATCTCGGACTCCGACCAATTGACGAGCGACAACACGCTGATCCTGCGAGGCACAGCTCCCGCCGGCAGCACCGTCGAGATCCGCCTTGAAGGCGAGCCTGGGCTGGTCGGCAGCGTGCCCGCCGATAGTAGCGGCGCCTGGATGCTCGACTTGACGAGTAGGGAGCTGGCGGAAGGCACTTACGCCTACCGCGCCACTGCCACAACGGGAGGCAGCGCCAGCCCGGCTTCGCCGCCCTTTACGGTCACGGTCGACCGGACCGGCCCTACGATCCCGTCGCTCGTGCGTTACCAACCCGCATCCTCCGCCACTTCGGCCAGCACACTCGTCTATCGGGTTACCTGGAGCGAAGCCGTGACCGGATTCGACGTGGACGACCTGGCACTTTCGCTGGAAGGCTCGGGCATGACCGGCACCATTGCCTCCGTCACGCCGATCAGCGACAGCGTTTACGACGTCACGGTGACTGGAGCCGGTGGCGACGGCCGCATTCGCCTTGATCGCGCCGAGAACTCCACCGTCTGGGATTTTGCCGGCAACCAGGCCAGCAGCCGAAGCTACACCGGGGGCCAGAGTTATGCGATGCGGCTGGTGGGCAGCGGCGTTTGGACACAGTCGCTCGAAGATGGCGAGTGGGGCGACCCCGCTAATTGGCAAGGCGGCACGGTGCCCGGGGGCGTGGGCACCACGGCCGATTTCGGTTCGCTGGAGCTGGCAGAAGACGTCACGGTGGTGCTCGACAGCCCGCGCACGGTAGGCCGCCTGCTCTTCAACGACGCAGATGTGGACACCGTGGCGAGCTGGACGTTGGCCAGCGAAAACGAAGAGACCGACGTGCTGACTCTTCAATCTCTCGGCACCCCCACGATTGAGGCTGGCTATCGCGGTGCCGAAGGCGATTCTGCCGCGACGGTGGCGGCGGCCAGCCTGCAAGCGCCCGCCCAGATCGCCGTGCCTTTGGCCGGAAATCAAGGGCTGACCAAAACCGGGGGCGGGACGGCGTGGTTTTACCAGCCTATCAACATTGAGGGAGACCTGACGATGCCGACCAGCAGCGGATATTTCCGACTTGGTGAAGGCAGCAGTTATGCCCCTGAAAATGTGACTATCGGCACCAGCGCCCAGTTACAAGTCGACGGCGGCGAACTGGAGGTTCCCAGCACCATCACGCTCGACAACGGCGGCCAATCCGGCGTGCAAGTCTATGCTGGCAGAGCCGACATCAACCTCATCACCACGAAGGGCAACCGCGACGGAGTGGTAAAGGTGGCGGGTGGGGTCGCCAATATTGGCGAGATCCGCCTGCAGCGCACCTCCAATTCCGAAACGGAGGCCAACACCTTCAGCCGCGCCGGTTTCTTTGTGCAGGGTGGGGTGGCCAACGTCGGCACTCTGACGATCCCCTCCGGCAATTCGTGGTCCGCTCTTTCGGTCGAAGGCGGCGAGTTGAACATCACTGGCCCGGCGATCCTCGCCAATCAGGTGACCTCTGGTCGTGGTGCGGTGGCGCGCGTCACCGGCGGCCGCTTCAACGTCGGCCACGCGGAAGGGCTTATCCTTTCGAAGCGTAACGGCTCGAACGCCAACAATGTCGTTAAGATCAACTTCAGCGGGGGCGTGAGCACCTTCCCGGCCTTGGTGTTGGGCTACGACGAAACGGTCGACGCTGGTAACGTGGAGGTAAGGCTCGACGGAGGCGCGGTCTATCTCGGCTCCGGCGGCCTGGCCAAAAACGGGACGAGCGGCATGACGACGTTGGTCGAGCTGTCGTCGGGCATGCTGGGCGCGACTGCAGATTGGGAGAGTGCGGTCGATCTCGATTTTCCGCCCGCAGGTTCGGTGCGCCTTACGGCAGGCGATGAAGAAGGCGCTCCCCATATGATCACGCTACACGGCATGCTGAGCGGCGAAGGCGCGATCGTCAAAGACGGGGCGGGAATCCTCCAACTGACCAGCGTCAGCCCCTACACCGGCACGATCAGCGTCGATGCGGGTGTGCTGCAGGTCACGGGAGCGCTTTCCGCCGGTAATGTGGTCGTGAATAGCGGAGGTAAGATCGCGGGCGACGGGAATATCGGCGGCACCCTCACACTGAAGGCTGCCAGCACCCTGCTCGTTCCATCTGGAGAGGGCTCCCCCCTTTCCGTGAGCCACTTGACGGGTGATGCGGGCCCGCATTTCATCGAGTTCGCTTCTCGGGAAGGCATGAGCCGAGGACAGGCTTATCCGGTCGTCCAGGCCGCTACGACCGATCTGCAGGCGGGCGACTTTTCGTTGGCCCCCTCGAACCAGCTGCGTGGAGAGCTGGTCTCCAACGAAAGCGGGCTGCAGTTGCAGGTTACCGGGGTGGGGCCGGGCGCGGCCTTCCAGCACTGGGCGTATCAGCAAGGCCTGTCGGAAGGGGAAGACGGCACTCATGACAACCCGGCGGGCGATGGCATCCCGAACCTGCTCAAGTTCGCCCTCGGGCTCGATCCTCACCAAGCCGGCGAGGTGGACCTTCAGTTGATGACGGTCACGGAAGGTGAAGCAACCTTCCCCGCGGTGCGTTTTGTCCGACGAAGCGACCTGGGCGATGTGGTGGCTTCCGTCCGCGTATCCACTGCTCCAGGCTTCCAGGAGGTTTTGGACGCCGTAGAAATTGCCGCCACGGATAACGGGGACGGGACGGAGACTGTGCTCGTCCGCTCCACGCAACCCCTCAGCGTCGAAGCTACGCAATTCTTGGATCTCCTGGTCACGATCCCGGCCGAGTAG